The Malus sylvestris chromosome 12, drMalSylv7.2, whole genome shotgun sequence genome contains a region encoding:
- the LOC126593545 gene encoding superoxide dismutase [Cu-Zn] 2: protein MASVKAVALIIGDSNVRGSLHFLQDSNGGPTHIQGRISGLSPGLHGFHIHALGDTSNGCNSTGPHYNPLKKEHGAPSDKERHAGDLGNVVAGPDGVAEVSLQDWQIPLSGPDSILGRAVVVHADPDDLGKGGHELSKTTGNAGARVGCGIIGLKSSV from the exons ATGGCTAGTGTGAAAGCAGTGGCTCTTATCATCGGAGATTCCAACGTCCGGGGCTCCCTTCATTTCCTTCAGGATTCCAacg GGGGGCCTACACACATACAGGGGAGGATTAGTGGCCTCTCTCCTGGCCTTCATGGTTTCCATATCCATGCTCTTGGTGATACCTCCAATGGTTGCAATTCCActg GACCTCATTATAATCCACTGAAGAAGGAGCATGGAGCTCCCTCAGATAAGGAGCGTCACGCCGGCGATTTGGGTAACGTTGTTGCAGGCCCAGATG GAGTTGCTGAGGTTTCTCTCCAGGACTGGCAG ATTCCACTGAGTGGACCTGATTCCATTCTTGGGCGAGCAGTCGTAGTGCACGCTGATCCTGATGATCTTGGTAAAG GTGGACATGAACTTAGCAAGACTACCGGGAACGCAGGAGCAAGAGTTGGATGTG GTATCATTGGCCTTAAGTCATCTGTGTAA
- the LOC126593543 gene encoding eukaryotic translation initiation factor NCBP-like: MELIAEKESNHNNNENNNNNNVTSYAQALVVDSHDNHPKESDEVRERHARDLKAGLHPLKHKFVFWYTRRTPGIRSQTPYEDNIKKIVDFSTVEDFWVCYCHLARPSSLPSPTDLHLFKDGIRPLWEDSANCNGGKWIIRFKKAVSGRFWEDLVLALVGDQLDYGENICGAVLSIRFNEDILSVWNRNASDHQAVMALRDAIKRNLKLPHSYLMEYKPHDASLRDNSSYRNTWLRG, translated from the exons ATGGAGTTGATAGCAGAAAAGGAGTCGAACCACAACAACAAtgagaacaacaacaacaacaacgtcACCAGTTACGCACAAGCACTCGTCGTAGACTCTCACGATAATCATCCCAAGGAATCCGATGAAGTTCGTGAACGCCATGCTCGCGACCTCAAAGCTGGCCTCCATCCCCTCAAg CACAAGTTCGTATTTTGGTACACTCGTCGCACCCCAGGAATCCGGAGCCAGACACCATATGAAGACAATATAAAGAAAATTGTCGACTTCAGTACG GTTGAAGATTTTTGGGTCTGTTACTGCCACCTGGCCCGTCCTTCTTCTTTGCCTAGTCCAACAGACTTGCATCTTTTCAAAGATGGAATCCGCCCACTCTGGGAA gaCTCTGCTAATTGCAATGGTGGTAAATGGATAATACGATTCAAAAAGGCTGTGTCCGGCCGTTTTTGGGAGGACCTG GTTCTTGCCTTGGTGGGTGACCAGCTTGATTATGGAGAGAACATATGTGGTGCAGTACTAAGCATCAGATTCAATGAGGATATTTTGAGTGTCTGGAATCGGAATGCTTCTGATCATCAG GCTGTAATGGCTTTAAGAGATGCGATCAAGCGGAACTTGAAGCTTCCACACAGCTATCTCATGGAATACAAGCCACACGATGCTTCGCTGCGCGACAATTCATCTTACAGAAACACATGGTTGAGGGGCTAG